One region of Purpureocillium takamizusanense chromosome 4, complete sequence genomic DNA includes:
- the HSX11 gene encoding Ceramide glucosyltransferase (CAZy:GT21~COG:I~EggNog:ENOG503NX2E~TransMembrane:2 (i226-249o269-289i)) → MSRAYREAKGDIIWVMDCNVWVASGALGRMVDKLMGFASDKARTTPYKFVHQMPLVVDTIDYTEPTSASRQALLSSTSERPSSPELMARSADDLLTRISRNGGGRLDEMFMATTHIKFYGAINSVGIAPCIVGKSNMFRKSHLDQATTESQNPILKKGENKPTGVDHFSYNICEDHLIGDLLWRSNIPGHWNHGLVWGDLALQPQAGMSITGYVARRVRWLRARKFTVLAATLVEPGVESLVCCAYLAFALTTLPWVHDKTGIPRTWGAMASIWVVAVLAWMTVDWFAFRLIHSGQTVAVDEDTPYWARGTSHGAGGMPRRSFGEWVLAWIGREFLALPIWTWAVVLGTTVNWRGKTFYVRFDTSVVDLTNKQPTRGSRTPELERGRRSSKDRVD, encoded by the coding sequence ATGAGCCGAGCGTATCGGGAAGCCAAGGGCGATATCATATGGGTTATGGACTGTAATGTCTGGGTGGCCAGCGGGGCGCTGGGCCGCATGGTGGACAAGTTGATGGGCTTTGCAAGTGACAAGGCGCGCACGACGCCGTACAAGTTCGTCCACCAGATGCCCCTTGTCGTCGACACCATCGACTACACGGAGCCGacgtccgcctcgcgccAGGCGCTGCTGTCATCCACCTCCGAGAGGCCCTCCAGCCCAGAGTTGATGGCCCGGTCGGCGGACGATCTGCTCACGCGCATCTCTCGCAACGGGGGCGGCAGGCTAGACGAGATGTTCATGGCCACAACCCACATCAAGTTCTACGGGGCCATCAACTCTGTCGGGATCGCGCCATGTATTGTAGGAAAGAGCAACATGTTCCGAAAGTCCCACCTCGACCAAGCGACCACCGAGTCGCAAAACCCCATCCTAAAAAAGGGCGAGAACAAACCCACGGGCGTCGACCACTTCTCGTACAACATATGCGAAGACCATCTGATAGGCGACCTGCTTTGGCGCTCCAACATCCCTGGACACTGGAACCACGGCCTCGTGTGGGGCGACCTGGCTCTTCAGCCGCAAGCGGGCATGTCTATTACGGGGTATGTCGCCCGTCGCGTGCGCTGGCTACGTGCGCGCAAGTTCACCGTCCTTGCCGCGACGCTGGTGGAGCCTGGCGTCGAATCCCTCGTTTGCTGCGCCTACTTGGCTTTTGCTCTCACCACGCTGCCTTGGGTCCACGATAAGACCGGCATCCCTCGCACCTggggcgccatggcgtcgatATGGGTCGTGGCCGTTCTCGCCTGGATGACTGTCGACTGGTTTGCGTTCCGTCTCATCCACTCGGGGCAGacggtcgccgtcgacgaggacacgCCGTACTGGGCCCGGGGAACTTCCCATGGGGCGGGGGGGATGCCCAGGCGTTCCTTCGGCGAATGGGTCTTGGCTTGGATCGGGAGAGAGTTCTTGGCGTTGCCGATCTGGACGTGGGCGGTGGTTCTTGGCACCACGGTGAACTGGCGGGGAAAGACGTTTTATGTCCGCTTCGACACGTCTGTTGTTGATCTAACTAATAAACAGCCGACGCGGGGGTCGCGAACCCCTGAACTGGAACGAGGTAGGCGGTCGAGCAAGGACAGAGTGGATTGA
- the HSX11 gene encoding Ceramide glucosyltransferase (CAZy:GT21~COG:I~EggNog:ENOG503NX2E~TransMembrane:3 (o6-34i366-389o409-429i)), producing the protein MSGIVNIVATTCLVWVAIVFLVQFIGLSACFRYVSRRPPPSISSKLGHDAPFVTIIRPVKGLEPKLYDCIASSFRQDYPRDKISVRLCVDDESDPAYPVLQQVLDDFPAFDAKILVESRDPALHGPNAHSKLGPNPKIRNMSRAYREAKGDIIWVMDCNVWVASGALGRMVDKLMGFASDKARTTPYKFVHQMPLVVDTIDYTEPTSASRQALLSSTSERPSSPELMARSADDLLTRISRNGGGRLDEMFMATTHIKFYGAINSVGIAPCIVGKSNMFRKSHLDQATTESQNPILKKGENKPTGVDHFSYNICEDHLIGDLLWRSNIPGHWNHGLVWGDLALQPQAGMSITGYVARRVRWLRARKFTVLAATLVEPGVESLVCCAYLAFALTTLPWVHDKTGIPRTWGAMASIWVVAVLAWMTVDWFAFRLIHSGQTVAVDEDTPYWARGTSHGAGGMPRRSFGEWVLAWIGREFLALPIWTWAVVLGTTVNWRGKTFYVRFDTSVVDLTNKQPTRGSRTPELERGRRSSKDRVD; encoded by the exons ATGTCGggcatcgtcaacatcgtcgccaccactTGTCTGGTTTGGGTAGCCATCGTATTCCTGGTTCAGTTCATCGGCCTTAGTGCCTG CTTTCGATATGTGTCCCGTCGACCGCCACCCTCCATATCGTCAAAGCTCGGACACGATGCCCCCTTCGTGACAATCATTCGCCCGGTCAAGGGCCTCGAACCCAAGCTCTACGACTGCATCGCCTCTAGCTTTCGACAAGATTATCCCCGCGATAAAATCTCTGTCCGCCTCTgtgtcgacgacgaatcCGATCCCGCCTACCCTGTCCTTCAACAGGTGCTCGATGACTTCCCCGCCTTCGACGCCAAAATACTCGTCGAGAGCAGAGACCCCGCCCTTCATGGGCCGAATGCGCATTCCAAGCTCGGTCCGAATCCCAAGATTCGTAACATGAGCCGAGCGTATCGGGAAGCCAAGGGCGATATCATATGGGTTATGGACTGTAATGTCTGGGTGGCCAGCGGGGCGCTGGGCCGCATGGTGGACAAGTTGATGGGCTTTGCAAGTGACAAGGCGCGCACGACGCCGTACAAGTTCGTCCACCAGATGCCCCTTGTCGTCGACACCATCGACTACACGGAGCCGacgtccgcctcgcgccAGGCGCTGCTGTCATCCACCTCCGAGAGGCCCTCCAGCCCAGAGTTGATGGCCCGGTCGGCGGACGATCTGCTCACGCGCATCTCTCGCAACGGGGGCGGCAGGCTAGACGAGATGTTCATGGCCACAACCCACATCAAGTTCTACGGGGCCATCAACTCTGTCGGGATCGCGCCATGTATTGTAGGAAAGAGCAACATGTTCCGAAAGTCCCACCTCGACCAAGCGACCACCGAGTCGCAAAACCCCATCCTAAAAAAGGGCGAGAACAAACCCACGGGCGTCGACCACTTCTCGTACAACATATGCGAAGACCATCTGATAGGCGACCTGCTTTGGCGCTCCAACATCCCTGGACACTGGAACCACGGCCTCGTGTGGGGCGACCTGGCTCTTCAGCCGCAAGCGGGCATGTCTATTACGGGGTATGTCGCCCGTCGCGTGCGCTGGCTACGTGCGCGCAAGTTCACCGTCCTTGCCGCGACGCTGGTGGAGCCTGGCGTCGAATCCCTCGTTTGCTGCGCCTACTTGGCTTTTGCTCTCACCACGCTGCCTTGGGTCCACGATAAGACCGGCATCCCTCGCACCTggggcgccatggcgtcgatATGGGTCGTGGCCGTTCTCGCCTGGATGACTGTCGACTGGTTTGCGTTCCGTCTCATCCACTCGGGGCAGacggtcgccgtcgacgaggacacgCCGTACTGGGCCCGGGGAACTTCCCATGGGGCGGGGGGGATGCCCAGGCGTTCCTTCGGCGAATGGGTCTTGGCTTGGATCGGGAGAGAGTTCTTGGCGTTGCCGATCTGGACGTGGGCGGTGGTTCTTGGCACCACGGTGAACTGGCGGGGAAAGACGTTTTATGTCCGCTTCGACACGTCTGTTGTTGATCTAACTAATAAACAGCCGACGCGGGGGTCGCGAACCCCTGAACTGGAACGAGGTAGGCGGTCGAGCAAGGACAGAGTGGATTGA
- the SEN2 gene encoding tRNA splicing endonuclease subunit sen2 (COG:J~EggNog:ENOG503NXNS~BUSCO:EOG09262WXK) produces MAEIDTSSSKAAGPAGAVPATPGTPTPSSQKRGPSIHQIYALPAPIRTFPLPTFYPNNPVSLFHIISTWLSQTFSPPPAEPSVVHQGTWSDVTTSVHVTDEKSMRALWEQGFYGKGSLSRSEPNWLKREEVRRGLQEAHVSELLTVQRRQERAQAKWERARLEQEAIRSTKLEEARQAVARSQATLANLLPPQPVMVAPVGPLELLLLPNSAADLLIMQCPNGTHEDLSMASGTSDAHATSAPVGRLGAAPESGRVEGGDPLALGQKDDANPNGEVDGSLLETARSGGDDAPRTPSKSAASSDSCGDSVEAKSPKRQKSVRFSPKVESTTFQLFDPPSPNHSTAGKAGQPLANGDGKLRTRDIPVIPLVDSDKIPGGNTQPIVNKEHLQLTPEEAFFLTFGLGALRVVDGASGEPIPTAQLFRLFRQHSYFPPRIGPEEPELEPDDGFLVHYAVYHHFRSLGWVPRAGIKFGVDWLLYTRGPVFDHAEFGLMVVPSYSDPWWKESGKKAPHRTWAWLHSIVRVLSHVTKSLVLVYVDIPPPPKFEEALDVGIAEALKLYKVREVMVKRWSSNRNR; encoded by the coding sequence ATGGCCGAGATAGACACTTCTTCCTCGAaagccgccggcccagccgGCGCAGTCCCAGCGACTCCGGGCaccccgacgccgtcatcCCAGAAGCGGGGACCGTCCATCCACCAAATTTACGCCCTTCCAGCTCCGATCCGGACGTTCCCTCTCCCCACGTTCTACCCGAACAACCCCGTGTCACTCTTCCACATCATCTCGACATGGCTAAGTCAGACATTCTCCCCGCCACCTGCGGAACCCTCAGTCGTGCACCAGGGCACCTGGTCCGACGTCACTACGTCCGTTCATGTCACCGATGAAAAGTCGATGAGGGCCTTGTGGGAGCAAGGCTTCTACGGCAAAGGCAGCCTCAGTCGCAGCGAACCCAACTGGCTCAAGCGAGAAGAGGTTCGGAGGGGTCTTCAGGAAGCTCATGTCAGCGAACTCTTGACGGTTCAGCGCCGACAAGAGCGTGCTCAGGCCAAGTGGGAGCGAGCAAGGCTGGAGCAAGAAGCCATTCGGAGCACCAAGCTGGAAGAGGCTCGCCAGGCCGTGGCCCGCAGCCAGGCAACCTTGGCCAATTTGCTCCCACCTCAACCCGTCATGGTGGCACCTGTCGGCCCATTGGAGCTTCTCCTACTCCCAAACTCAGCAGCAGACCTGTTGATTATGCAGTGCCCTAACGGGACCCACGAAGATCTCTCTATGGCCAGTGGAACATCAGACGCACACGCCACCAGTGCACCTGTAGGCAGACTTGGCGCGGCACCTGAATCTGGACGCGTTGAGGGTGGTGATCCACTAGCTTTGGGCCAGAAGGATGATGCAAACCCGAATGGTGAGGTGGATGGCAGCCTTCTGGAGACTGCGCGTtcaggcggcgacgatgcgcctcGCACACCGTCCAAGTCGGCTGCGTCCTCAGATTCATGCGGTGATAGCGTCGAAGCCAAATCGCCGAAACGCCAGAAGAGCGTACGGTTTTCTCCAAAGGTGGAATCGACAACTTTCCAGCTGTTTGATCCGCCCAGTCCGAATCATTCAACGGCCGGGaaggccggccagccgctcgcgaacggcgacggcaagctgaGGACGCGGGATATTCCCGTTATACCACTGGTGGACAGTGACAAAATCCCCGGGGGCAACACGCAGCCGATTGTGAACAAGGAGCATCTCCAATTGACACCTGAAGAGGCATTCTTCTTGACATTTGGCCTCGGGGCACttcgcgtcgtcgacggagccTCCGGCGAACCAATACCTACGGCGCAGCTGTTCAGGCTCTTCCGGCAGCACTCATACTTCCCGCCTCGGATTGGACCTGAGGAGCCCGAGCTCGAGCCCGACGATGGATTTCTAGTTCACTACGCTGTCTATCATCATTTTCGATCCCTGGGATGGGTGCCGCGTGCGGGCATCAAATTCGGCGTTGACTGGCTGCTGTATACGCGCGGCCCGGTGTTTGATCACGCCGAGTTTGGCTTGATGGTGGTGCCATCATACTCGGATCCATGGTGGAAGGAGTCTGGGAAGAAGGCACCTCATCGGACGTGGGCATGGCTGCACAGCATTGTTCGTGTGCTCTCGCACGTTACCAAAAGCCTGGTGCTCGTGTACGTGGACATTCCTCCACCGCCCAAGTTTGAGGAGGCCCTGGACGTGGGAAtcgccgaggcgctcaaACTGTACAAGGTCAGGGAGGTCATGGTCAAACGATGGTCCAGCAACCGAAATAGGTAA
- a CDS encoding uncharacterized protein (COG:I~EggNog:ENOG503Q4D9), with protein sequence MLSPTRIAAGPRLLARAVSSASCPVATTIKAPTAPASRAARTAALHTQRGGRGGRVLSQSTTTSAERYWPKYEIPEGASRLVYDLKSSSSSPSPSGGDQQQLPPITVAWTRDFLFVQDSPERGRRALKPATLRDSCACPRCRDPTSGQKSFASTEIPVDIGIADVRALDEGLAITFDNDMARDGEHHHETVLPWTSVEMALKRRTVKDMPLPRKRSVLRRTGVQYWDAATLGRHVRSIDYAAYMEDGGEAFWDAVIDICRLGIVYLHNVPRDEESVVRITTRMANIRETFYGRTFDVRAKPDAENVAYTSGYLGLHQDLMYLDPPPMIQVLHCMDNSCAGGESLFSDGERVGRLLWPFVNASARLAPLADHHIPYQYDKNGHHYFASRYVIDHTEGGGFAGVHWSPPFQGRYLSAAKDLRPWIEPARVFEGLVNDPAAVYSRKMEPGECVLFDNLRTMHGRTAFDVAGATADAAAAGGGNGSNGSGGARWLRGAYIAAEDFLSRASHIPAGQAEAYRGPEEWTPENAQRELRETAWHQDVLDRVRKLDPGLTE encoded by the coding sequence ATGCTCTCGCCGACCCGAAtagccgccggcccgcggcTCCTGGCCCGAGCAGTCTCCTCCGCCAGTTGCCCCGTCGCCACGACGATCAAAGCTCCTACTGCGCCCGCCTCtcgcgcggcgaggacggcagcCCTCCAcacgcagcgcggcgggcgcggcgggcgggtgctCTCACAGTCGACAACTACATCGGCGGAGCGCTACTGGCCCAAGTACGAGATCCCCGAGGGCGCTTCGCGGCTCGTCTACGACCTCaagagctcctcctcctccccttcacCGTCCGGCggggaccagcagcagctgccccCCATCACCGTCGCCTGGACGCGCGACTTCCTCTTCGTGCAGGACAGCCCcgagcgcggccgccgcgccctcaaGCCCGCGACGCTGCGCGACAGCTGCGCCTGCCCCCGGTGCCGCGACCCGACGTCGGGCCAAAAGTCGTTTGCCTCGACGGAGATTCCCGTCGACAttggcatcgccgacgtgcgcgcgctcgacgagggcctggccATCACCTTTGACAACGACATGGCGCGGGACGGCGAACACCACCACGAGACGGTCCTCCCCTGGACGTCGGTCGAGATGGCCCTCAAGCGCCGCACCGTCAAGGacatgccgctgccgcgcaAGCGCTCCGTGCTGCGCCGCACGGGGGTGCAGTACTGggacgcggcgacgctggggcGACACGTGCGGTCCATCGACTACGCCGCGTACatggaggatggcggcgaggcgttttgggacgccgtcatcgacatcTGCCGGCTGGGCATCGTGTACCTGCACAACGtgccgcgcgacgaggagtCGGTGGTGCGCATCACGACGCGCATGGCCAACATCCGCGAGACGTTTTACGGGCGCACCTTTGACGTGCGGGCCAAGCCCGACGCCGAAAACGTCGCCTACACGAGCGGCTACCTGGGCCTGCACCAGGACCTCATGTACCTCGACCCCCCGCCCATGATCCAGGTCCTGCACTGCATGGACAACTcgtgcgccggcggcgagagcctCTTCAGCGACGGggagcgcgtcggccgcctgctcTGGCCGTTCGTCAACGCGagcgcccgcctcgcgcccctcgccgaccaCCACATCCCCTACCAGTACGACAAGAACGGCCACCACTACTTCGCCTCGCGCTACGTCATCGACCacaccgagggcggcggcttcgccgGCGTGCACTGGAGCCCGCCGTTTCAGGGCCGCTACCTgagcgccgccaaggacctGCGTCCGTGGATCGAGCCCGCGCGCGTCTTCGAGGGGCTCGTCAacgaccccgccgccgtgtacAGCCGCAAGATGGAGCCCGGCGAGTGCGTCCTGTTTGACAACCTGCGCACCATGCACGGGCGCACCGCCTTTGACGttgccggcgccacggctgatgctgctgctgctggcggtggtAATGGTAGTAACggtagtggtggtgcgcgctggctgcgcggcgcctacattgccgccgaggacTTCCTCAGCAGGGCGTCGCACATCCCCGccgggcaggccgaggcgtATCGCGGCCCCGAGGAGTGGACGCCCGAGAACGCCCAgcgggagctgcgcgagACGGCGTGGCACCAGGACGTGCTGGACAGGGTGAGGAAGCTAGACCCCGGCCTTACGGAATAG